In Erigeron canadensis isolate Cc75 chromosome 1, C_canadensis_v1, whole genome shotgun sequence, a single window of DNA contains:
- the LOC122592700 gene encoding uncharacterized protein LOC122592700: MKNQKFDEFDLLPVRSHEMGEIMFRPEFKIERIISKDVEEDEFEIERVVKFVEEYGVKESARGLRLSEEEVIKSVSEYIKNVTGRLQDLETMVDQESRQMPNKGKCGTEMQESHQKTSKEEGGDKSVHVQKMWTSKVVENREFVLLHTTKLVDIIGYREYELEQVIKVVQSMNIEYSGHILGLEYLDVVDKVTEYITLKKSRIEFLHNVVQESELMREKRGSAATNTNQEPQLDNSVSVAVFVSHQELLCNESDEKKEGEKSVCVNERKGETESGQESHLKTLNEEGEKSVDEPLSRISGGMSTAGMQIGGQEYPPLAGRSTGQKQLSVEESNESDGEPISGQKILNNEKEDGEFVRVDERIVKESESKSGQESHLKSLDEEKEEGDKSAAHGEVRDEKESRLLSGQMTLNEENEGGDNSVNHIEQKNENEVKSDSGQEMNEEKVSTESVNAEAGNEKGSEKVTGSGMLTVSREVGDSMQVAAGQQIQNDLKKEVPPVPAPAPVQGALAPYIDFALARPSKPKRRGQKVHNVVQESELMREKRGSAVTNTNQEPRLDNSVSLAVFVSHQELLFNELDGKKEGDKSVCVNERKGKTESGQKTSNDEKEDGKSVRVEKRTVKENESKSGQESHLKSLDEEREKGDKSVNHVEVRNERESVLESGQMMSHEESESGDKCVNHVEKIERDVKLESGQQMKKEKVSTETENVEVGNEKGEVTGSGMLTISREVGDSMQVAGQGNGRGSSRDQQLQQSVYDRVHAPLPGQTGQQRVTESEPKSGHGLHLKSLDEEKEEGDKSASAHVEVTNERESVLESGLMTLNEENEGGDNSVNHFEQKDESEVKSDSGQEMNEENVSTESVNAEAGNDKGSEEVTGSGMLTVSSREVGDSMQVAAGQGHESGSSSGQQQLQPSVNGWGWGRGYVSGQQPQNELTIEDPPAPATAPAPVQGALAPYIDFAFARPTRPNKRGQKVHK, encoded by the coding sequence atgaaaaatcaaaaatttgatGAGTTTGATCTTTTACCTGTACGTAGTCATGAAATGGGTGAGATTATGTTCAGGCCTGAATTTAAGATCGAACGTATTATTTCAAAagatgttgaagaagatgagtTTGAGATAGAACGTGTTGTCAAGTTTGTTGAAGAATACGGGGTCAAAGAATCCGCTCGTGGTTTAAGGCTCAGTGAAGAAGAAGTGATCAAAAGCGTCTCGGAATACATAAAGAATGTTACTGGTCGACTACAAGACTTAGAAACGATGGTTGATCAAGAATCGAGACAGATGCCAAACAAAGGGAAGTGTGGAACCGAGATGCAAGAATCACATCAGAAGACGTCAAAAGAAGAAGGTGGTGATAAGTCTGTTCATGTTCAAAAAATGTGGACTAGTAAGGTAGTGGAGAATCGAGAATTTGTGTTGTTACATACTACCAAATTGGTAGATATAATAGGGTATCGAGAGTATGAACTCGAACAGGTGATTAAAGTGGTTCAAAGTATGAACATTGAGTATTCGGGTCATATTTTAGGACTTGAATATTTAGATGTGGTCGATAAAGTTACAGAATACATAACGTTGAAGAAATCTCGAATTGAATTCTTGCATAATGTTGTCCAAGAATCAGAGTTGATGAGAGAAAAACGAGGAAGTGCAGCCACGAATACTAATCAAGAGCCACAATTGGATAATTCTGTTTCTGTTGCTGTGTTTGTATCGCACCAGGAATTGCTTTGTAATGAATCAgatgaaaaaaaagaaggtgAGAAATCTGTTTGTGTTAATGAAAGAAAGGGGGAAACAGAATCGGGCCAAGAATCACATTTGAAGACATTGAATGAAGAAGGCGAAAAATCTGTTGATGAGCCATTATCCAGGATAAGTGGTGGAATGTCAACAGCAGGTATGCAGATTGGAGGGCAAGAGTATCCACCACTAGCAGGGAGATCAACGGGTCAGAAGCAGTTGAGTGTTGAAGAAAGTAATGAAAGCGATGGTGAGCCAATATCAGGCCAAAAGATATTAAACAACGAAAAAGAAGATGGTGAATTTGTTCGTGTTGATGAGAGAATTGTAAAAGAGAGTGAGTCAAAGTCGGGCCAAGAATCCCACCTGAAGTCATTggatgaagaaaaagaagagggTGACAAATCTGCAGCTCATGGTGAAGTGAGAGACGAAAAAGAGAGTAGGCTACTATCTGGCCAGATGACGTTGAATGAAGAAAACGAAGGCGGTGATAATTCTGTCAATCatattgaacaaaagaatgaaaatgAGGTTAAGTCAGATTCGGGTCAAGAAATGAATGAAGAAAAAGTAAGTACAGAATCTGTAAATGCTGAAGCAGGAAACGAAAAAGGGAGTGAGAAAGTGACTGGGAGCGGAATGTTAACGGTTAGTAGAGAGGTAGGAGATAGTATGCAGGTGGCAGCTGGTCAGCAGATACAGAATGACCTTAAGAAAGAAGTTCCACCGGTGCCGGCTCCTGCTCCTGTTCAAGGAGCCCTTGCACCCTACATCGACTTTGCCCTTGCCCGACCCTCGAAACCAAAAAGGCGTGGACAGAAAGTTCATAATGTTGTCCAAGAATCAGAGTTGATGAGAGAAAAAAGAGGTAGTGCAGTCACGAATACTAATCAAGAACCACGTTTGGATAATTCTGTTTCTCTTGCTGTATTTGTATCACACCAGGAATTGCTTTTTAATGAGTTAGATGGAAAAAAAGAAGGTGACAAATCTGTTTGTGTTAATGAAAGAAAGGGGAAAACAGAATCGGGCCAAAAGACATCAAACGACGAAAAAGAAGATGGTAAATCCGTACGTGTTGAAAAGAGAACTGTAAAAGAGAATGAGTCAAAGTCAGGCCAAGAATCGCATTTGAAGTCATTGgatgaagaaagagaaaaggGTGATAAATCTGTTAATCACGTTGAAGTGAGAAACGAAAGAGAGAGTGTGCTAGAATCGGGTCAGATGATGTCGCATGAAGAAAGCGAAAGCGGTGATAAATGTGTCAATCATGTTGAAAAAATTGAAAGAGACGTTAAGTTAGAATCGGGTCaacaaatgaaaaaagaaaaagtaagtaCTGAAACTGAAAATGTTGAAGTAGGAAATGAAAAAGGGGAAGTGACTGGGAGCGGAATGTTAACGATTAGTAGAGAGGTAGGAGATAGTATGCAGGTGGCAGGCCAAGGAAACGGGAGAGGGAGTTCACGGGATCAGCAGCTGCAACAAAGTGTTTATGACAGAGTGCATGCGCCACTACCAGGGCAAACGGGTCAGCAACGTGTAACGGAGAGTGAGCCAAAATCGGGACACGGATTGCATTTGAAGTCATTggatgaagaaaaagaagagggTGATAAATCTGCATCTGCTCATGTTGAAGTGACAAACGAAAGAGAGAGTGTGCTAGAGTCGGGACTGATGACGTTGAATGAAGAAAACGAAGGTGGTGATAATTCTGTCAATCATTTTGAACAAAAGGATGAAAGTGAGGTTAAGTCAGATTCGGGTCAAGAAATGAATGAAGAAAATGTCAGTACTGAATCTGTAAATGCTGAAGCAGGAAACGACAAAGGGAGTGAGGAAGTGACTGGGAGCGGAATGTTAACGGTTAGTAGTAGAGAGGTAGGAGATAGTATGCAGGTGGCAGCTGGTCAAGGACACGAGAGCGGGAGTTCAAGTGGTCAGCAACAGCTGCAGCCGAGTGTTAATGGTTGGGGTTGGGGGAGAGGGTATGTATCGGGACAGCAGCCACAGAACGAACTTACGATAGAAGATCCACCAGCACCGGCTACGGCTCCTGCTCCTGTTCAAGGAGCCCTTGCACCCTACATCGACTTTGCCTTTGCCCGACCCACGAGACCAAACAAGCGTGGACAGAAAGTTCATAAGTAA
- the LOC122584301 gene encoding ubiquinone biosynthesis protein COQ4 homolog, mitochondrial: MVEGARVRLRGWQQAAVALGSAIGALVDPRRADLIAALGETTGKPAFERVLERMKRNPEGREILLHRPRVISANVGHAWDLPDNTFGAAYAKFMGSRNFSPDDRPPVRFMETDELAYVAMRAREVHDFWHTLFGLPTNLIGESALKVIEFEQMFLPMCFLSVVGGTARFSDKQRSLFYQHYFPWAIRAGVKSTDLMCVYYEKHFNEDLEEVRKRWGIIPAPSVQR; encoded by the exons ATGGTAGAAGGAGCCCGAGTCCGACTTAGAGGTTGGCAGCAGGCTGCAGTTGCCCTTGGGTCTGCAATTGGTGCATTAGTAGACCCAAGAAGAGCTGATTTGATAGCTGCGTTGGGGGAAACGACTGGGAAACCTGCTTTTGAGAGAGTACTTGAAAGAATGAAAAGGAATCCCGAAGGCAGG GAAATATTGTTGCATCGTCCTCGTGTTATCTCTGCGAACGTGGGACATGCATGGGATCTACCTGATAACACATTTGGTGCTGCGTATGCAAAGTTCATGGGATCAAGAAACTTCTCACCAGACGATAGACCACCAGTGAGGTTCATGGAAACAGACGAGCTTGCATATGTAGCCATGCGTGCACGTGAAGTGCATGACTTCTGGCACACACTTTTTGGCCTTCCGACAAATTTGATTGGTGAGTCAGCACTGAAAGTCATAGAATTTGAGCAAATGTTTCTTCCAATGTGCTTCTTGTCTGTCGTTGGAGGAACCGCGAGGTTTAGCGACAAACAACGATCTTTGTTTTATCAGCATTACTTCCCTTGGGCTATCCGGGCAGGTGTGAAATCAACCGATCTTATGTGTGTTTATTACGAGAAGCATTTTAATGAAGATTTAGAGGAAGTGAGGAAGAGATGGGGCATCATACCTGCTCCTTCCGTTCAGCGGTAG
- the LOC122580202 gene encoding probable LRR receptor-like serine/threonine-protein kinase RPK1 translates to MDLFALFTLFLCLCSVSGEIQEPKKPRRMLADDSGSKGGDKKGFSSLELLLIVVASLIVIILVLLIIVYFYLRKRKRSSRVEVVPSPPRTGTERLVIFREIGVPLTFNTVVQATGNFTLKNCIGSGGFGSTYRAELSPGSTVAVKRLTVEMCQGLPQFNAEIRSLGRIRHPNLVMLIGYHASKSEMFLVYNYLSGGSLEDFITLKRNRDTSLKVINKIAIHVATALAFLHDECNPRILHRDVKPSNILLDNDLNAYLSDFGLSRLLEGFETHVTTGVAGTFGYVAPEYALACRASEKADVYSYGVMLLELISDKRALDPSFSGQENGYTIVSWAQALQREGRMKEVFADGMWESGPEGVLLDLLQMGLLCTVESAPGRPTMRQVVNKLKQIQSKFDC, encoded by the coding sequence ATGGATTTGTTTGCTCTGTTTACTCTGTTTTTATGCTTATGTTCGGTTTCGGGCGAGATTCAAGAGCCGAAAAAACCACGGCGGATGTTGGCTGATGATTCGGGTTCTAAAGGTGGGGATAAGAAGGGTTTTAGCTCATTGGAATTGCTATTAATTGTTGTAGCATCACTCATTGTTATAATCCTTGTACTTCTCATAATTGTTTACTTTTACTTGAGAAAGCGAAAACGGAGTTCACGAGTTGAAGTGGTTCCATCCCCGCCACGTACGGGGACCGAACGGCTTGTGATTTTTAGAGAAATTGGGGTACCGTTGACTTTCAACACCGTGGTCCAAGCCACCGGGAACTTCACTTTGAAAAATTGCATAGGGAGTGGTGGGTTCGGGTCAACTTATCGGGCTGAACTGTCTCCAGGGTCAACCGTTGCTGTTAAACGGTTGACCGTGGAGATGTGTCAAGGACTTCCGCAGTTTAATGCAGAAATCCGTAGCTTAGGACGGATAAGACACCCGAATCTCGTAATGTTGATAGGGTATCATGCTAGCAAGTCGGAAATGTTTCTTGTTTATAATTATCTTTCGGGTGGTAGTTTGGAAGATTTTATTACGTTAAAAAGAAATCGGGACACGAGTttgaaagtaattaataaaattgcTATCCACGTGGCTACCGCGTTAGCATTTTTACACGACGAGTGTAATCCACGTATACTCCATCGCGACGTCAAGCCAAGTAATATTTTGTTAGATAATGATTTAAATGCCTACTTGTCCGATTTCGGGTTGTCACGTTTGCTCGAGGGGTTCGAGACACACGTGACAACCGGAGTTGCTGGGACATTTGGATATGTGGCGCCCGAATATGCCTTAGCATGTCGAGCATCAGAGAAAGCAGATGTGTATAGTTACGGAGTAATGTTGCTTGAGTTGATTTCAGATAAACGGGCATTAGATCCTTCGTTTTCTGGCCAAGAGAATGGTTATACGATCGTGTCGTGGGCGCAAGCGCTACAACGAGAGGGTCGGATGAAGGAGGTGTTCGCTGACGGAATGTGGGAGTCCGGGCCGGAAGGTGTGCTCTTGGATCTATTGCAAATGGGCTTGCTTTGCACGGTTGAATCGGCACCAGGGAGGCCTACCATGAGACAAGTTGTGAATAAATTGAAGCAAATTCAAAGTAAATTTGACTGTTGA